In Macadamia integrifolia cultivar HAES 741 chromosome 13, SCU_Mint_v3, whole genome shotgun sequence, one DNA window encodes the following:
- the LOC122060237 gene encoding homeobox protein knotted-1-like 12 isoform X1: MEDNGKENVDQGFSAVSVAKTEGSGGGGGGGNGGCAREDDEVLKRRISCHPLYGLLTETHLDCLKASMGDIEGLPRNSQNQANDKINTSMPSCSELDHFMEMYCVALSDLKEAIKEPVQETTAFIDAMYFQLMELTGMGTHPPHTPPTSPGDESSHHQEAHFVHGLGGSTGEHINDS, translated from the exons ATGGAAGATAACGGTAAAGAGAATGTTGATCAAGGGTTCTCTGCCGTCTCAGTCGCAAAAACAGAAggaagtggtggtggtggtggtggtggtaatgGTGGTTGTGCAAGAGAAGATGATGAGGTTCTCAAGAGGAGAATCTCTTGTCATCCCTTATATGGGCTGTTGACTGAGACCCACTTGGACTGTTTAAAg GCTAGCATGGGTGACATTGAAGGACTTCCCAGAAATTCACAAAATCAAGCAAATGATAAGATCAATACTAGCATGCCCAGTTGCTCAGAACTTGATCACTTCATG GAAATGTATTGTGTGGCTCTAAGCGACCTCAAAGAAGCCATCAAGGAGCCCGTGCAAGAAACTACAGCTTTCATCGACGCCATGTATTTTCAACTTATGGAGCTCACGGGCATGGGGACCCACCCACCTCACACCCCGCCTACCTCTCCTG GAGATGAAAGCAGTCACCACCAGGAAGCCCATTTCGTTCATGGCTTGGGTGGTTCGACCGGAGAACACATCAACGACAGCTGA
- the LOC122060237 gene encoding homeobox protein knotted-1-like 12 isoform X2, giving the protein MEDNGKENVDQGFSAVSVAKTEGSGGGGGGGNGGCAREDDEVLKRRISCHPLYGLLTETHLDCLKASMGDIEGLPRNSQNQANDKINTSMPSCSELDHFMEMYCVALSDLKEAIKEPVQETTAFIDAMYFQLMELTGMGTHPPHTPPTSPGKREE; this is encoded by the exons ATGGAAGATAACGGTAAAGAGAATGTTGATCAAGGGTTCTCTGCCGTCTCAGTCGCAAAAACAGAAggaagtggtggtggtggtggtggtggtaatgGTGGTTGTGCAAGAGAAGATGATGAGGTTCTCAAGAGGAGAATCTCTTGTCATCCCTTATATGGGCTGTTGACTGAGACCCACTTGGACTGTTTAAAg GCTAGCATGGGTGACATTGAAGGACTTCCCAGAAATTCACAAAATCAAGCAAATGATAAGATCAATACTAGCATGCCCAGTTGCTCAGAACTTGATCACTTCATG GAAATGTATTGTGTGGCTCTAAGCGACCTCAAAGAAGCCATCAAGGAGCCCGTGCAAGAAACTACAGCTTTCATCGACGCCATGTATTTTCAACTTATGGAGCTCACGGGCATGGGGACCCACCCACCTCACACCCCGCCTACCTCTCCTG GTAAAAGAGAAGAATGA
- the LOC122060236 gene encoding dihydropyrimidine dehydrogenase (NADP(+)), chloroplastic, translating to MASLSSSSQVIRGNSGVEFPQLRRSGFRNGISRVGFKIVASETKTEPDLSVTVNGLKMPNPFVIGSGPPGTNYTVMKRAFDEGWGAVIAKTVSLDATKVINVTPRYARLRAGGNGSAKGLIIGWENIELISDRPFETMLAEFKQLKKEYPDRILIASIMEEYNKSAWEELIERVEETGVDAIEVNFSCPHGMPERKMGAAVGQDCVLLEEVSEWINAKATVPVWAKMTPNVTDITQPARVALKSGSEGIAAINTIMSVMGINLDTLRPEPCVEGYSTPGGYSSKAVHPIALGKVMQIAKMMKEEFGDKDYSLSGIGGVETGSDAAEFILLGANTVQVCTGVMMHGYGLVKQLCAELKDFMRKHNFSSVEDFRGASIPYFTTHTDLVRRQKEAIRQRKAIKKGLQSDKDWTGDGFVKETESMVSN from the exons ATGGCGTCTCTTAGTTCTTCTTCCCAGGTGATTCGGGGGAACTCTGGTGTAGAGTTCCCGCAGCTTCGTCGCTCTGGATTCCGGAATGGAATTAGCAGGGTTGGGTTCAAGATTGTTGCTTCGGAAACGAAAACGGAGCCCGATCTGAGTGTGACTGTAAATGGTCTGAAGATGCCGAATCCCTTCGTTATTGGTTCGGGACCGCCTGGTACTAATTACACGGTTATGAAGAGGGCTTTTGATGAAGGCTGGGGTGCTGTGATTGCCAAAACG GTATCATTGGATGCAACTAAAGTAATTAATGTAACCCCTCGGTATGCTCGCCTTCGAGCAGGAGGAAATGGCTCTGCTAAAGGACTGATTATTGGCTGGGAAAATATAGAGCTAATCAGTGACCGACCTTTTGAGACTATGCTTGCAGAATTTaagcaattaaaaaaagaataccCAGACAGGATACTCATTGCTTCGATTATGGAGGAATACAACAAATCGGCGTGGGAGGAACTTATTGAGCGTGTTGAGGAAACTGGAGTT GATGCCATTGAAGTTAATTTTTCATGTCCTCACGGTATGCCAGAGCGAAAAATGGGTGCTGCAGTTGGACAAGATTGTGTACTATTGGAGGAGGTATCTGAGTGGATAAATGCAAAAGCCACAGTCCCTGTGTGGGCCAAGATGACTCCCAACGTCACTGACATTACACAG CCAGCCAGAGTGGCACTGAAATCAGGCTCCGAGGGTATTGCTGCTATTAACACAATTATGAGCGTTATGGGAATCAACCTTGACACTTTACGTCCTGAGCCTTGTGTTGAGGG ATACTCCACTCCAGGAGGTTATTCGTCCAAGGCAGTGCATCCTATTGCACTAGGAAAAGTTATGCAAATTGCAAAAATGATGAAGGAAGAATTTGGTGATAAGGATTACTCTCTCTCTGGCATTGGAGGAGTAGAGACAGGCAGTGATGCTGCAGAATTTATTCTTCTTGGGGCAAATACAGTTCAG GTCTGCACTGGTGTGATGATGCATGGGTATGGCCTTGTGAAGCAACTCTGTGCTGAGTTGAAGGATTTCATGAGAAAGCACAATTTCTCTTCAGTAGAAGATTTCAGGGG AGCCTCTATTCCATACTTCACGACGCATACAGATTTAGTACGAAGACAAAAAGAAGCTATCCGGCAGCGGAAAGCAATCAAGAAAGGATTGCAATCTGATAAAGATTGGACTGGAGATGGCTTTGTGAAAGAGACTGAGAGTATGGTGTCCAACTAA